From Psychroflexus torquis ATCC 700755, the proteins below share one genomic window:
- a CDS encoding ABC transporter ATP-binding protein: MSNILEVSGVSKDYGDFCLDDVSFSLPTGYIMGLIGPNGAGKTTIIKMIMNLVMKEHGEIKIFEKDHQKFEVEIKKRIGFVYDTPIHYEHLNLKQFKNTVAPFYENWDEAAFKDLVHRFNLPLNKKLKKFSKGMAMKSSIAIALSHNADFIIMDEPTSSLDPVVRRELLDFLRELMQDENKSILFSSHITTDIEQVADFITYIHDGKLVFSKTKDDVFEQYVIVKGDNDLLDDETRKSFVGIRTGAYGFEALSRNRVLTERIFEKKVLYEKASLEDIMFYTNLELKKNS; the protein is encoded by the coding sequence ATGAGTAATATATTAGAAGTATCGGGAGTATCTAAAGATTATGGCGATTTCTGCTTAGATGACGTGTCCTTTTCATTACCTACAGGATATATAATGGGCCTAATCGGACCAAATGGTGCTGGGAAAACCACCATCATAAAGATGATTATGAATCTTGTAATGAAGGAACATGGTGAGATTAAAATTTTTGAGAAAGACCATCAAAAATTTGAAGTAGAAATAAAGAAAAGAATAGGTTTCGTCTATGATACTCCTATTCATTATGAACACCTCAATTTAAAGCAATTCAAAAATACAGTGGCCCCTTTTTATGAAAACTGGGACGAGGCAGCATTCAAAGATCTTGTGCATCGTTTCAACCTACCTCTAAACAAAAAATTAAAGAAATTTTCAAAAGGAATGGCGATGAAAAGCTCCATAGCAATTGCATTATCCCATAACGCCGACTTTATTATAATGGATGAGCCTACTTCTAGTTTGGATCCTGTGGTGAGGAGAGAGCTACTTGATTTTTTAAGGGAACTAATGCAAGATGAAAATAAGTCGATTTTATTTTCATCGCATATTACAACAGATATAGAACAAGTGGCCGATTTTATAACCTATATCCATGACGGAAAGCTAGTTTTTTCTAAAACGAAGGATGATGTCTTTGAGCAGTATGTTATTGTAAAAGGCGACAATGATTTGTTAGACGATGAAACTAGAAAGAGTTTTGTTGGCATTAGAACAGGAGCATATGGCTTTGAAGCGCTTAGCCGAAATAGAGTGCTTACAGAGCGCATATTTGAAAAGAAGGTACTCTATGAGAAAGCTAGTTTAGAAGATATTATGTTTTATACCAATTTAGAACTAAAAAAGAATTCATAA
- a CDS encoding GntR family transcriptional regulator: MKIIISNASSQPIYQQIGQQIKAQIIAGDLKEGDGLPSIRKLAKELHISVITTKRTYEELEKEGFIDVVGGKGTFVAIQNKELLREKKMKSIEDMMEETVTEALKLGITFAELQEMLSILYHDNNE; the protein is encoded by the coding sequence ATGAAAATAATAATTTCAAATGCATCATCTCAACCGATTTATCAACAGATAGGTCAGCAGATAAAAGCCCAAATAATAGCAGGTGATTTGAAAGAGGGAGATGGTTTACCGTCCATTCGAAAGTTGGCTAAAGAACTTCATATAAGCGTAATTACGACCAAGCGCACTTACGAAGAGTTGGAAAAAGAAGGGTTTATAGATGTGGTAGGCGGAAAAGGAACTTTTGTCGCCATCCAAAACAAAGAATTACTGAGAGAGAAGAAAATGAAATCCATTGAAGATATGATGGAAGAAACAGTTACAGAAGCACTGAAATTGGGGATTACCTTTGCAGAACTTCAGGAAATGTTATCCATCCTTTATCATGATAATAATGAATAA
- a CDS encoding T9SS type A sorting domain-containing protein, whose product MKLLFMLLFTAFATAQTYDTVNFQNPTGRQNIDYNNEMQKGMRVLKRTDGSLILGGRSGSNANIMNDFLLICVNQDGTRCSDFGINGVQDDSGFFISTVYDYAIQNDDKIIISSNFNSDLNVIRLNSDGSRDVTYGNNGIVTIPTPSDAIGFAGNGKIFTLNDDKVIAVLNYRFSVSPSRYKTAVYKINTTGVVDNSFGTSGMLSLDYGGFSSFCSDLFQSGTSLHLLSGGIPSVGTGRVTHLQKIDLNGVPDSTFGMNSILEISNVNLSAAIDIKGSTIALCGLGLTVGLFDSTGSPISSFGAEGVEVYNITNGQDFGRDIIIQPDGKLLVLFRGRMGTVGEDGLLMRLLADGTLDTSFNDPISSTEPGVFSMSIGLGNNSQDNMLLTDDGTLFVIGYANFFNPTGFDIIISKLLILDGTLSTTDVLSNKVRIYPNPVNDLLNYEGIEDISKINIFDLTGRKLLTSIPNQQQFINLTSLAIKNGLYIIQFETLKGFITKKFLKSNL is encoded by the coding sequence GTGAAATTACTATTTATGTTATTATTCACCGCATTTGCAACTGCGCAGACTTATGACACAGTAAATTTCCAAAACCCTACAGGACGTCAAAATATTGATTATAATAATGAGATGCAAAAAGGAATGCGTGTTTTAAAAAGAACAGATGGATCCCTTATTCTAGGTGGTCGTAGCGGATCCAACGCAAACATTATGAATGACTTTTTGCTTATTTGTGTCAATCAAGATGGTACTAGATGTTCCGATTTTGGAATAAACGGTGTTCAAGATGATTCAGGTTTTTTCATTTCTACTGTATATGACTATGCGATCCAAAATGACGACAAAATTATTATATCGTCTAACTTTAATAGTGATTTAAATGTGATACGTTTGAATAGTGATGGCAGCAGGGATGTTACCTACGGCAACAACGGAATAGTAACGATACCAACTCCTTCAGACGCGATAGGTTTTGCTGGAAATGGAAAAATTTTTACTTTAAATGATGATAAAGTTATCGCAGTGTTGAACTACAGGTTTTCGGTTTCTCCCTCTCGATACAAAACTGCAGTCTATAAAATAAACACGACAGGTGTTGTAGATAACTCCTTTGGTACATCTGGCATGCTCAGTTTAGATTACGGTGGTTTCTCAAGCTTTTGCAGTGATCTATTTCAATCGGGAACATCTCTACATTTACTTTCGGGAGGTATCCCTAGCGTTGGAACAGGTAGAGTAACACATCTACAAAAAATAGACTTAAATGGAGTACCTGATAGCACTTTTGGTATGAATAGTATTCTTGAAATCTCAAACGTAAACTTGAGTGCTGCAATTGACATTAAAGGCTCGACAATCGCTCTTTGTGGTTTAGGTTTAACTGTGGGACTCTTCGATAGTACAGGCAGCCCTATTTCATCGTTTGGTGCCGAAGGAGTCGAAGTTTATAATATCACAAACGGGCAAGATTTTGGGCGAGATATAATCATACAGCCTGATGGTAAATTATTAGTTTTATTTAGAGGAAGAATGGGAACTGTAGGAGAAGACGGATTATTAATGCGTTTACTTGCCGATGGCACTTTAGATACTAGTTTTAATGATCCTATTAGTAGCACTGAACCAGGAGTGTTCTCCATGAGCATAGGATTAGGGAATAATTCACAAGATAACATGTTGTTAACAGACGATGGAACCTTATTTGTTATAGGATATGCTAACTTTTTTAACCCTACTGGATTTGATATAATAATTAGTAAATTACTAATTCTAGACGGTACTTTGAGCACAACGGACGTTTTAAGTAATAAAGTTAGGATATATCCCAATCCTGTAAATGACCTATTAAATTATGAAGGTATTGAGGACATTAGTAAAATTAACATATTTGACTTGACCGGTAGAAAATTACTTACTTCTATTCCTAATCAACAACAGTTTATAAATCTAACTTCCTTAGCTATTAAAAATGGCTTGTATATAATCCAATTCGAAACATTAAAAGGCTTTATTACTAAGAAATTTTTAAAATCTAATTTATAA
- a CDS encoding ABC-2 transporter permease, with the protein MLQLILKDFRANWLYQLVSLAILFCISLLFIYHMIEENGSADPELVIYFVVVLLSSSAVSLVFMMIDEMYKMNEFCISLPVTRNQIVVAKYTSSIVQLALALVLHFLGVQVVVYFHGGLGNPELEIINNPIIWISAFMILLLFKSYSYPIYFKFGLMKGVAIHSVLQFILFVIFVVLMANYNHSWNGYPEGISWILNQNKWALLIVVTAFTILMMKGSTVLSTKIFKKKDI; encoded by the coding sequence ATGCTACAGCTAATCCTTAAAGATTTTCGGGCAAATTGGTTATATCAATTAGTTAGTTTAGCAATCCTTTTTTGCATAAGCCTGTTGTTTATATACCATATGATTGAAGAAAATGGTAGCGCAGATCCTGAGCTGGTCATTTATTTTGTTGTAGTACTATTGAGCAGTAGTGCTGTATCCTTAGTGTTTATGATGATTGATGAAATGTACAAAATGAATGAATTTTGTATCAGTCTGCCAGTCACAAGAAATCAGATTGTAGTAGCCAAGTATACAAGCTCTATTGTGCAATTGGCACTTGCATTAGTTCTACATTTTCTTGGCGTCCAAGTTGTGGTGTATTTCCATGGAGGATTAGGAAATCCTGAATTGGAAATCATCAATAACCCAATCATATGGATATCTGCATTTATGATACTATTACTGTTCAAAAGCTACTCGTACCCGATTTACTTTAAGTTTGGTTTGATGAAAGGAGTTGCTATTCATAGTGTATTACAGTTTATTCTATTCGTGATTTTTGTAGTATTAATGGCCAACTACAACCATTCATGGAATGGGTATCCAGAAGGAATATCTTGGATATTAAATCAAAATAAGTGGGCCTTATTAATTGTAGTTACAGCTTTCACTATCTTGATGATGAAAGGGTCAACAGTTTTATCTACCAAAATTTTTAAAAAGAAAGATATATGA